One stretch of Saccharomonospora xinjiangensis XJ-54 DNA includes these proteins:
- a CDS encoding iron-siderophore ABC transporter substrate-binding protein yields MVVGCGAPADDARGAETPPVPAAEPGAFPVTIEHKYGSTEITEAPKRVVTLGLSDQDAALALGVRPVGVIDWFGERPYGAWPWTEKRWGSYQPTIVGERDEYAMERIAELEPDLIVAQYSGMSRQQYDSLSRIADVVAQPGRYPDYAAPWQEMTRRIGTALGFPARTERLIEETEEQFAEVREEHPEFAQQTVAVADSFEPGKYSAFTSSDPKAIFFEELGFKLHDRIDDIAEDGANVAELSAERLDVLDVDRLIWVTSSEEANERIRAEPMYQRLAVHTAGRDVFVPYEDPDIGAAFSFNTVLSIPYAIDEMVPRLVAGNP; encoded by the coding sequence GTGGTGGTAGGATGCGGCGCTCCGGCTGACGACGCGCGCGGAGCCGAAACGCCCCCCGTACCGGCGGCGGAACCAGGCGCTTTTCCCGTCACCATCGAGCACAAGTACGGCAGCACCGAGATCACCGAGGCGCCGAAGAGGGTCGTCACACTCGGCCTCTCCGACCAGGACGCCGCACTCGCGCTCGGGGTCAGGCCGGTGGGAGTCATCGACTGGTTCGGCGAACGCCCCTACGGCGCGTGGCCGTGGACCGAGAAGCGGTGGGGTTCCTACCAGCCCACGATCGTCGGCGAGCGCGACGAGTACGCCATGGAGCGGATCGCCGAGCTGGAGCCGGACCTCATCGTCGCGCAGTACTCCGGCATGAGCAGGCAGCAGTACGACTCGCTGTCCCGGATCGCTGACGTGGTGGCCCAACCGGGTCGCTACCCCGACTACGCCGCCCCGTGGCAGGAGATGACCAGGCGCATCGGCACCGCGCTGGGCTTTCCCGCCCGCACGGAGCGGCTGATCGAAGAGACCGAGGAGCAGTTCGCCGAGGTGCGCGAGGAACATCCCGAGTTCGCGCAGCAGACGGTGGCGGTGGCCGACAGCTTCGAACCCGGCAAGTACTCGGCGTTCACCAGCAGCGATCCCAAGGCGATCTTCTTCGAGGAGCTGGGTTTCAAACTGCACGACCGCATCGACGACATCGCCGAGGACGGAGCGAACGTCGCCGAGCTGAGTGCGGAGCGACTCGACGTGCTCGACGTGGACCGGCTGATCTGGGTGACCTCCAGCGAGGAGGCGAACGAGCGCATCAGGGCGGAGCCGATGTACCAGCGGCTCGCCGTGCACACGGCAGGCAGGGACGTGTTCGTGCCGTACGAGGACCCGGACATCGGCGCGGCGTTCTCGTTCAACACGGTGCTGTCCATTCCGTACGCCATCGACGAGATGGTGCCGAGGTTGGTGGCGGGTAACCCATGA
- a CDS encoding lysine N(6)-hydroxylase/L-ornithine N(5)-oxygenase family protein encodes MSEVQRGEREILDLLGVGFGPSNLALAIAVSERNSSVPARSRLRARFLERQESFGWHRGMLIDDATMQVSFLKDLVTLRDPASDFSFLSYLHAKGRLVDFVNHKTLFPLRVEFHDYFGWAAERVGDLVEYGTEVTAVRPVAEGREITRFDVLTGDGEVYSARNVVIATGLVPSLPEGLRASDRVWHNAELLDKLDGLDDSARFVVIGAGQSAAETTALLHERFTGAQVCAVFSRYGYSPSDDSPFANRVFDPLAVDEFHGAPQDVRDRLLAYHANTNYSVVDLDLIEDLYRRYYREKVLGERRLRVFNASRVTGVVEDGDGVRVTVESLTTGRRTVLDADAVVCATGYRHGDVTALLGDTASMLRRDEAGRPLVARDYRLLTEPACGAALYVQGGATEHSHGITSSLLSNNAVRSKEILDSIAASASSTSNRKDHIDVTHSHCGNAETRPVAGMGAGLGAGARGGRMRRSG; translated from the coding sequence ATGTCCGAGGTGCAGCGAGGCGAGCGAGAGATCCTTGACCTGCTCGGAGTCGGGTTCGGTCCGTCCAATCTGGCGCTCGCGATCGCCGTGTCCGAACGCAACTCCTCGGTGCCGGCGCGGTCGCGACTTCGCGCCCGGTTTCTCGAGCGGCAGGAGTCCTTCGGCTGGCACAGGGGAATGCTGATCGACGACGCGACCATGCAGGTCTCGTTCCTCAAAGACCTGGTGACCCTTCGCGACCCGGCCAGCGACTTCAGCTTCCTGTCCTACCTGCACGCGAAGGGCCGTCTTGTGGATTTCGTCAACCACAAGACCTTGTTCCCGCTACGCGTGGAGTTCCACGACTACTTCGGCTGGGCCGCCGAGCGCGTCGGTGACCTCGTCGAGTACGGCACGGAGGTCACGGCGGTGCGGCCCGTTGCCGAGGGCCGTGAGATCACGCGGTTCGACGTGCTCACCGGTGACGGCGAGGTGTACTCCGCGCGCAACGTCGTGATCGCCACGGGCCTTGTGCCGTCGCTTCCGGAAGGGCTGCGCGCGTCGGACAGGGTGTGGCACAACGCCGAACTGCTGGACAAACTCGACGGTTTGGACGATTCGGCGCGGTTCGTCGTCATCGGTGCGGGGCAGAGCGCGGCGGAGACGACGGCGCTGCTGCACGAGCGCTTCACCGGAGCACAGGTGTGTGCCGTCTTCTCCCGGTACGGGTACAGCCCTTCTGACGACAGCCCTTTCGCCAACCGGGTCTTCGACCCTTTGGCCGTCGATGAGTTCCACGGCGCGCCGCAGGACGTGCGCGACCGCCTGCTGGCCTATCACGCGAACACGAACTACTCGGTCGTCGATCTCGATCTCATCGAGGACCTCTACCGCAGGTACTACCGCGAGAAGGTGCTCGGAGAGCGACGGTTGCGCGTGTTCAACGCATCGAGGGTGACCGGCGTGGTGGAGGACGGCGACGGCGTGCGCGTCACCGTGGAGTCGCTGACGACGGGGCGACGCACGGTGCTCGACGCCGACGCCGTCGTCTGCGCCACCGGCTACCGCCACGGCGACGTGACGGCCCTCCTCGGCGACACCGCATCGATGCTGCGCCGGGACGAGGCGGGAAGGCCGCTCGTGGCACGGGACTACCGCCTGCTCACCGAGCCCGCCTGCGGTGCGGCTCTCTACGTCCAGGGTGGCGCGACCGAACACAGCCACGGCATTACGTCGTCGCTGCTGTCGAACAACGCCGTGCGGTCCAAGGAGATCCTCGACTCGATCGCCGCGAGCGCATCGTCCACATCGAACAGAAAGGACCACATCGATGTCACCCACTCGCACTGCGGGAACGCGGAGACGCGGCCGGTTGCCGGCATGGGTGCCGGTCTGGGTGCTGGCGCTCGTGGTGGTAGGATGCGGCGCTCCGGCTGA
- a CDS encoding methionyl-tRNA formyltransferase: protein MRIAMFGYQTWGHRTLRALIRSGHEVVLAVTHPPSDHAYERIWADSVADLATEAGIPVEVRERPDSELAARLADVAPDLIVANNWRTWLPPEIFELPEHGTLNVHDSLLPAYAGFSPLIWALLNGEKEVGVTAHLMDSELDAGPILAQKAVEVGPHDTATDLFHKTVELIEPLVTESLDAISSGRALLRPQERKLASFFHKRSIEDRRIDWTWPASDIERLVRAQSDPYPNAFTYYRGERLRITKSFVTERAYGGTPGRVFIREGNGVVIVAGADARYGRNPGLAIERLRTDDGAEHDATEYFRAMGGYLTRYPTG from the coding sequence ATGCGGATCGCGATGTTCGGATACCAGACGTGGGGCCATCGAACCCTGCGCGCGCTGATCCGATCCGGACACGAAGTGGTGCTCGCCGTGACCCACCCGCCGTCCGACCACGCCTACGAGCGCATCTGGGCGGACTCCGTCGCGGACCTCGCCACCGAAGCGGGAATCCCCGTCGAGGTGCGGGAGAGGCCCGACTCCGAACTCGCCGCACGGCTGGCCGACGTCGCGCCCGACCTCATCGTCGCCAACAACTGGCGCACCTGGCTGCCTCCCGAGATCTTCGAGCTGCCGGAACACGGCACGCTCAACGTCCACGACTCGCTGCTCCCCGCCTACGCCGGGTTCTCGCCCCTGATCTGGGCGCTGCTGAACGGGGAGAAGGAGGTCGGGGTCACCGCACACCTGATGGACTCCGAACTGGACGCGGGCCCGATCCTGGCGCAGAAGGCGGTCGAGGTCGGCCCCCACGACACCGCGACCGACCTCTTCCACAAGACCGTGGAACTCATCGAACCGCTGGTCACCGAATCACTCGACGCCATCTCGTCAGGCCGTGCCCTTCTCCGTCCACAGGAAAGGAAGCTGGCGAGCTTCTTCCACAAGCGGTCCATCGAGGACCGTCGCATCGACTGGACGTGGCCTGCCTCCGACATCGAACGGCTCGTCCGCGCCCAATCAGACCCCTACCCCAACGCCTTCACGTACTACAGGGGAGAGCGACTGCGGATCACGAAGTCGTTCGTGACCGAGAGGGCGTACGGCGGCACGCCGGGCAGGGTCTTCATCCGCGAGGGCAACGGCGTGGTGATCGTCGCTGGGGCCGACGCCCGGTACGGCCGCAATCCCGGCCTCGCCATCGAACGCCTGCGCACCGACGATGGTGCCGAACACGATGCGACGGAGTACTTCCGCGCGATGGGCGGCTACCTCACCCGGTATCCCACCGGCTGA
- a CDS encoding NADP-dependent oxidoreductase — translation MTAAETAKEVRLASRPEGTPTLDNFAVAEVEVPKPGAGQILVRNTWLSVDPYMRGRMSSARSYVAPFEVGKVMDGGAIGEVVESNADGVAVGDVVLHGLGWRTHAVLDPSRVRVLDPEAAPVQAHLSVLGMPGLTAYAGLFDVAGMREGDTVFVSGAAGAVGSIVGQLARLRGAGRVIGSAGSAEKVRWLRDDLGFDVAFNYKDGPVRDQLREAAPDGVDVYFDNVGGDHLEAAISALNVHGRIAVCGMISQYNATEPAPAPRNLAQIIAKRFTMRGFLVGDHEHLRQEFLDEVGPLVRDGGIAYTETVVRGIERAPHAFLDLLSGGNTGKMLVRL, via the coding sequence GTGACGGCGGCGGAGACAGCGAAGGAGGTGCGGCTCGCGTCGCGTCCCGAGGGGACGCCGACGCTCGACAACTTCGCGGTGGCCGAGGTCGAGGTGCCGAAGCCGGGCGCCGGGCAGATCCTCGTGCGCAACACGTGGCTGTCGGTGGACCCCTACATGCGGGGCCGGATGAGTTCCGCCAGGTCGTACGTCGCCCCGTTCGAGGTCGGCAAGGTGATGGACGGCGGCGCGATCGGCGAGGTCGTCGAGTCGAACGCGGACGGTGTGGCGGTCGGTGATGTGGTGCTGCACGGCCTCGGCTGGCGGACGCACGCCGTGCTCGACCCCTCCAGGGTGCGGGTTCTCGACCCGGAGGCCGCGCCGGTGCAAGCACACCTGAGTGTGCTCGGCATGCCGGGTCTCACGGCGTACGCGGGGTTGTTCGACGTGGCAGGCATGCGCGAGGGCGACACGGTGTTCGTCTCGGGGGCCGCCGGTGCGGTCGGGTCGATCGTGGGGCAGCTCGCCAGACTGCGCGGCGCGGGGAGGGTCATCGGCAGTGCCGGTTCGGCTGAGAAGGTGCGCTGGCTGCGGGACGATCTCGGCTTCGACGTCGCGTTCAACTACAAGGACGGCCCCGTGCGCGACCAGCTCCGTGAAGCGGCGCCCGACGGGGTGGACGTGTACTTCGACAATGTCGGCGGCGACCACCTCGAAGCCGCGATCAGCGCGCTGAACGTGCACGGCCGCATCGCGGTCTGCGGCATGATCTCGCAGTACAACGCCACCGAACCGGCACCGGCTCCCCGTAACCTCGCGCAGATCATCGCGAAGCGGTTCACGATGCGCGGTTTCCTCGTCGGCGACCACGAGCACCTGCGTCAGGAGTTCCTCGACGAGGTGGGCCCGCTGGTGCGGGACGGCGGGATCGCCTACACCGAGACGGTGGTGCGGGGCATCGAACGCGCACCGCACGCCTTCCTCGACCTGCTCTCCGGTGGCAACACCGGCAAGATGCTCGTCCGGCTGTGA
- a CDS encoding SRPBCC family protein: protein MGRVTATAQRTIDAQAETVIERLADYRHVRPRILTEHYRDYEVVEGGTGEDTVVRFMLQATRKRVRDVLATVSRPEPGTLVETDANSSMVTTWAVRQDGDRSVVRVETTWQGASGVGGFFERTFAPKGLRRIYDGVLAKLAEEVRAR, encoded by the coding sequence ATGGGCAGGGTCACGGCCACCGCACAGCGCACGATCGACGCGCAGGCCGAGACGGTGATCGAGCGGCTCGCCGACTACCGCCACGTGCGGCCCCGCATCCTCACCGAGCACTACCGCGACTACGAGGTGGTCGAGGGAGGAACCGGCGAGGACACGGTGGTGCGCTTCATGTTGCAGGCGACGCGGAAGCGGGTGCGTGACGTGCTGGCCACCGTGAGCAGGCCGGAGCCGGGCACGCTCGTGGAAACCGATGCGAATTCGAGCATGGTCACCACGTGGGCGGTGCGGCAGGACGGCGACCGGAGCGTGGTGCGGGTGGAGACCACGTGGCAGGGCGCGAGCGGCGTCGGTGGTTTCTTCGAGAGAACGTTCGCGCCGAAGGGGCTGCGGCGGATCTACGACGGTGTGCTGGCGAAGCTCGCGGAGGAGGTGCGAGCCCGGTGA
- a CDS encoding YbaK/EbsC family protein, with amino-acid sequence MSSWTIAGTLTPVPAADHPDLVAEPVAKALSSLEGPVGLVEIDPNLADTAEFCEAYSSPLAASANCVVVSGKRAGEVRYAAALVLATTRADVNNVIRRRLDVRKASFAPMDEAVALTGMAYGGITPVGLPSDWPILIDSAVAASPELIIGSGIRGSKLLVTGSALAALPGAEVIDGLAR; translated from the coding sequence GTGAGTAGCTGGACCATTGCCGGAACGCTCACGCCCGTTCCGGCCGCCGACCATCCCGACCTCGTGGCCGAGCCCGTCGCGAAGGCCCTGTCGTCGCTCGAAGGTCCCGTCGGTCTCGTCGAGATCGACCCGAACCTCGCCGACACCGCGGAGTTCTGCGAGGCGTACTCGTCGCCGCTGGCCGCGTCCGCCAACTGTGTCGTCGTGTCGGGCAAGCGGGCAGGCGAGGTGCGCTACGCCGCGGCGCTCGTGCTGGCCACCACGCGAGCGGACGTCAACAACGTCATCCGCCGCAGGCTCGACGTGCGTAAGGCGTCGTTCGCTCCCATGGACGAGGCCGTGGCACTCACCGGCATGGCCTACGGCGGCATCACGCCTGTGGGGCTCCCCTCCGACTGGCCCATCCTGATCGACAGCGCCGTCGCCGCTTCACCGGAACTGATCATCGGCAGCGGTATCCGGGGGAGCAAGCTTCTGGTCACCGGATCGGCGCTGGCGGCGCTGCCCGGCGCGGAAGTGATCGACGGGCTCGCAAGGTGA
- a CDS encoding DUF2516 family protein: MPPLAFYIVMVIDWAGVLVGLVAFAHAVMQRSDAYTAADRLTKPAWLAITGGATVAMLLFQFYGPGMIFWLAALVASLVYIVDVRPKLIEVQRGGSSW; encoded by the coding sequence GTGCCGCCTCTCGCCTTCTACATCGTCATGGTCATCGACTGGGCCGGGGTGCTCGTTGGCCTCGTCGCGTTCGCCCACGCCGTGATGCAGCGCTCGGACGCCTACACGGCCGCCGACCGGCTGACGAAGCCCGCGTGGCTCGCCATCACGGGTGGCGCGACGGTCGCGATGCTGCTGTTCCAGTTCTACGGCCCCGGCATGATCTTCTGGCTGGCCGCGCTCGTCGCCAGCCTGGTCTACATCGTGGACGTTAGACCGAAGCTGATCGAGGTGCAGCGCGGTGGGTCGAGTTGGTGA
- a CDS encoding helix-turn-helix domain-containing protein, with translation MTQTSERDDHAGGPMDRVADLGKDIGSYIRQQRNNAKISLRQLSKLAGVSNPYLSQIERGLRKPSAEILQQIAKGLRISAEALYVQAGILDHPVGGPVVEAVRADTSLTERQKQVLLDVYESFRRENRGTHLAGDSSASRDHKE, from the coding sequence ATGACACAGACGTCGGAGCGAGACGACCACGCGGGCGGCCCGATGGACAGGGTCGCCGATCTGGGCAAGGACATCGGCTCCTACATCCGTCAGCAGCGCAACAACGCCAAGATCTCGTTGCGGCAGCTCTCCAAGCTGGCCGGGGTGTCGAATCCGTATCTGAGCCAGATCGAGCGGGGGCTGAGAAAGCCGAGCGCGGAGATCCTGCAACAGATCGCGAAGGGTCTGCGCATCTCCGCCGAGGCGCTGTACGTGCAGGCGGGGATTCTCGACCACCCCGTCGGCGGCCCCGTTGTCGAGGCGGTCCGTGCCGACACCTCACTGACCGAGCGGCAGAAGCAGGTGCTGCTCGACGTGTACGAGTCGTTCCGCAGGGAGAACCGGGGAACGCATCTCGCAGGTGATTCGAGCGCAAGCCGAGACCACAAGGAGTGA
- a CDS encoding AAA family ATPase codes for MLDLKICPGCGDRAELPVVEGERLVCAVCGHRAAFHRLPLLALTGPSGAGKSTVGPELARRLQGEVVVLEQDVLWTGALRDDVDGHPAFRSTWLRMAAMIHQSGRPVVLCGTVVPAEFEPLPERVFFSGIHYLALVADSGVLARRLRGRPAWRGWDEPRIAEMLAFNEWLRREGRSMSPPVELYDTTTVSLADSVEHAVRWVRRVLSREIARSSAS; via the coding sequence GTGCTGGATCTCAAGATCTGCCCCGGCTGTGGTGACAGGGCGGAACTACCCGTCGTCGAGGGGGAGCGGCTGGTGTGCGCGGTGTGCGGACACCGCGCCGCCTTCCACCGGCTGCCCCTGCTCGCGCTCACCGGCCCGAGCGGGGCAGGCAAGTCCACGGTGGGGCCCGAGCTCGCGCGTCGGCTTCAGGGCGAGGTCGTGGTGCTGGAGCAGGACGTCCTGTGGACGGGGGCGTTGCGCGACGACGTGGACGGCCATCCCGCCTTCCGTTCGACGTGGCTGCGAATGGCGGCCATGATCCATCAGAGTGGTAGGCCGGTTGTGCTCTGCGGGACCGTCGTGCCCGCCGAGTTCGAGCCGTTGCCTGAGCGGGTCTTCTTCTCCGGAATCCACTACCTCGCGCTCGTCGCGGACTCCGGCGTACTGGCCCGGCGGCTGCGGGGCCGTCCCGCGTGGCGCGGCTGGGACGAGCCGAGGATCGCGGAGATGCTGGCGTTCAACGAGTGGCTGCGCCGCGAGGGGCGGTCGATGTCGCCGCCGGTCGAGCTGTACGACACCACCACCGTGTCGCTCGCCGACTCCGTCGAGCATGCGGTGCGGTGGGTGCGGCGTGTGCTCAGCCGCGAAATCGCCCGATCGAGTGCGAGCTGA
- a CDS encoding TFIIB-type zinc ribbon-containing protein, with translation MNCPKCQNVMTTLDKNGIHIEQCSGCRGIFLDRGELEQIVRAETSFYGSAPPPPYTPASQPPPPPVAHTPPPTQHYGAHGAHGAHGAHYGDSPRPYHGGHPGHYADSPRPYHGGGYHDSPRPYGHRRRKSFLESLFD, from the coding sequence GTGAATTGTCCCAAGTGCCAGAACGTGATGACGACGTTGGACAAGAACGGCATCCACATCGAGCAGTGCAGTGGCTGCCGGGGCATTTTCCTGGATCGGGGTGAACTCGAACAGATCGTGCGCGCGGAGACCTCGTTCTACGGGTCCGCCCCGCCGCCGCCCTACACTCCCGCGTCGCAGCCCCCGCCCCCGCCAGTGGCCCACACGCCGCCGCCGACGCAGCACTACGGCGCTCACGGCGCTCACGGCGCTCACGGCGCTCACTATGGCGACTCGCCCCGCCCGTATCACGGCGGCCACCCCGGCCACTACGCGGATTCGCCGCGTCCGTACCACGGTGGCGGATACCACGACTCGCCCCGCCCCTACGGACATCGGCGCAGGAAGAGCTTCCTGGAAAGCCTGTTTGACTGA
- a CDS encoding VOC family protein — protein sequence MSPSIRLSCVVLDCPDPAVLARFYGELLGWQADEPRDEGRWVTLRNPEGGVHLAFQRDPDFQPPTWPSRERPQMLHLDLDVTDVETYHRRALELGATLLQDPPRDFAVYADPAGHPFCLCRIDG from the coding sequence ATGAGCCCGTCGATCAGGTTGAGCTGTGTGGTGCTGGACTGTCCGGATCCGGCCGTGCTGGCTCGCTTCTACGGTGAGCTGCTCGGCTGGCAGGCGGACGAGCCCAGGGATGAGGGCCGGTGGGTGACGCTCCGGAATCCGGAGGGTGGTGTGCATCTCGCATTCCAGCGCGATCCCGATTTCCAGCCGCCGACGTGGCCGTCCCGTGAACGGCCGCAGATGCTGCACCTCGACCTCGACGTGACGGACGTCGAGACCTACCACCGCAGGGCGCTGGAACTCGGCGCCACGTTGTTGCAGGACCCGCCGAGGGACTTCGCGGTCTACGCCGACCCGGCCGGTCACCCGTTCTGCCTGTGCCGGATCGACGGCTAG
- a CDS encoding CGNR zinc finger domain-containing protein — translation MTADVVLVLDFLNTLDVEAGADVLDTEEGWWGWAIARGLAADPLSDAVRARDALRAAAGDHDAHASRFRAPVAAESSADGVALKATTAVAAVFTAAARLTLLGEWDRIKICPADDCRWAFHDRSRNRSRTWCSMRVCGNRQKARSFRQRSTQSTTRTEQSCG, via the coding sequence GTGACCGCCGACGTTGTGCTGGTGCTCGACTTCCTCAACACCCTGGACGTCGAGGCGGGTGCGGACGTGCTCGACACCGAGGAGGGCTGGTGGGGCTGGGCCATCGCACGGGGTCTTGCGGCTGATCCGCTGTCCGACGCCGTGCGGGCCCGCGATGCGCTGCGCGCCGCGGCCGGTGATCACGATGCTCACGCATCCCGCTTCCGCGCGCCCGTGGCAGCGGAATCCTCCGCGGACGGCGTCGCGCTCAAAGCGACCACCGCCGTGGCGGCCGTTTTCACCGCCGCCGCGCGGCTCACTCTGCTCGGAGAATGGGACCGCATCAAGATCTGCCCCGCCGACGACTGCCGCTGGGCGTTCCACGATCGGTCCCGCAACCGGTCGCGCACGTGGTGCTCGATGCGGGTGTGCGGCAACCGGCAGAAAGCTCGCTCGTTCCGGCAGCGCTCCACACAATCCACCACTCGAACGGAGCAATCCTGTGGATAA
- a CDS encoding DUF445 domain-containing protein: MEQPRSTAVPIGPPGALEREESKRRGLRRMKLVALSFLLGATVIFLLTSWAQAEGWPAWVGYVRAAAEAGMVGALADWFAVTALFRYPLGLKIPHTAIIPNKKDVLGGSLGDFVGTNFLSEPVVRDKLRRVETSRRAGEWLSTRDNADRVTAELATVVRGVVTVLRDEDVQAVMEQAVVKRVLDRQWGPPLGKLLRQVLADGAHYRLVDLVVDRVYEWVRDNHDTVLRVVSDRAPSWSPRFVDTMLADRVYGEVLSFTWAVKTDVNHPMRLALDRFLVEFAGDLEKDPDTMARAEAVKQQLVEHPEVRKVIDSAWTTAKEMLLTAAEDPSSELRRRVSTGLASLGERLQSDAALAAKVDGWVEGTAAYVVTHYSEEITTIITDTVERWDADETSRKIELQVGRDLQFIRINGTVVGALAGLAIYSVAQALF, encoded by the coding sequence ATGGAGCAACCAAGGTCCACCGCCGTTCCGATCGGCCCGCCCGGCGCGCTGGAGCGGGAGGAGAGTAAACGGCGGGGCCTTCGCAGGATGAAGCTCGTCGCACTGAGCTTTCTGCTTGGCGCGACGGTGATCTTCCTGCTGACCAGTTGGGCGCAGGCGGAGGGCTGGCCAGCCTGGGTCGGCTACGTCAGGGCGGCGGCGGAGGCAGGCATGGTGGGTGCGCTCGCCGACTGGTTCGCGGTGACGGCGTTGTTCCGGTATCCGCTCGGCCTGAAGATCCCGCACACCGCGATCATCCCGAACAAGAAGGACGTGCTCGGCGGCAGCCTCGGCGACTTCGTGGGCACGAACTTCCTCTCCGAGCCCGTGGTGCGCGACAAGCTCCGCAGGGTGGAGACGTCGAGGCGGGCCGGCGAATGGCTGTCCACGCGGGATAACGCGGACAGGGTGACGGCCGAACTGGCCACCGTCGTGCGCGGTGTCGTGACGGTGCTCCGCGACGAGGACGTGCAGGCCGTCATGGAACAGGCCGTCGTCAAACGGGTTCTCGACCGCCAGTGGGGTCCGCCGCTCGGTAAGTTGCTACGGCAGGTGCTCGCCGACGGCGCGCACTACCGGCTGGTTGACCTGGTGGTGGATCGGGTCTATGAGTGGGTTCGCGACAACCACGACACGGTGTTGAGGGTGGTTTCGGACCGCGCGCCGTCGTGGTCGCCGAGGTTCGTTGACACGATGCTCGCCGACCGGGTCTACGGCGAGGTGCTGTCCTTCACCTGGGCGGTGAAGACGGATGTCAATCATCCGATGCGGCTCGCGCTGGACCGCTTCCTCGTGGAGTTCGCGGGGGATCTGGAGAAGGACCCGGACACGATGGCACGGGCGGAGGCCGTCAAGCAGCAACTGGTGGAGCACCCTGAGGTGCGCAAGGTGATCGACTCGGCGTGGACGACGGCGAAGGAGATGCTGCTGACCGCGGCCGAAGACCCTTCGAGCGAACTCCGCAGGCGGGTGTCCACCGGCCTGGCGTCGCTGGGCGAGCGACTCCAGTCGGACGCCGCGCTGGCGGCGAAGGTGGATGGCTGGGTGGAGGGCACGGCGGCGTACGTCGTGACGCATTACTCCGAGGAGATCACCACGATCATCACCGACACGGTCGAGCGCTGGGACGCCGACGAGACGTCGCGCAAGATCGAGCTTCAGGTCGGGCGGGATCTCCAGTTCATCCGGATCAACGGCACGGTGGTCGGCGCGCTGGCTGGACTGGCGATCTACTCGGTGGCGCAAGCGTTGTTCTGA
- a CDS encoding pyridoxal phosphate-dependent aminotransferase, translating into MREPVLVERLRPFASTIFAEMTALANRASAVNLGQGFPDTDGPDGMLQAARNALFGGANQYPPGPGTPELREAISEHRLRYGTEYDPDGEILVTTGATEAIAASLLALTGPGDEVIVIEPYYDSYAAAVAMSGATRRVVSLVPDGDRFALDLEAVRAAVTPKTRVILVNSPHNPTGTVFTKTELAALAELCVEHDLLAITDEVYEHLVFDGVQHLPLAAFPGMPERTVSISSAGKTFNCTGWKIGWVCAERQLTSAVRAAKQFLTFVSGGPFQPAVAHALRHELPWVESLRQSLQARRDRLCAGLADAGFAVRPGAGTYFVCADVRPLGFTNAEELAWRLPEAIGVAAVPVSVFTDHPEEWQHLLRFAFCKREEVLDEAIERLRTL; encoded by the coding sequence GTGCGTGAACCTGTACTCGTCGAACGCCTGAGGCCGTTCGCTTCCACGATCTTCGCCGAGATGACCGCGCTCGCCAACCGGGCCTCGGCTGTCAACCTCGGCCAGGGCTTCCCCGACACCGACGGCCCCGACGGCATGCTCCAGGCTGCGCGGAACGCACTGTTCGGCGGCGCCAACCAGTACCCGCCTGGCCCGGGAACGCCCGAGCTGCGCGAAGCGATCTCCGAGCACCGGCTGCGCTACGGCACCGAGTACGACCCCGACGGCGAGATCCTCGTCACGACGGGAGCCACCGAAGCCATCGCGGCGAGCCTGCTCGCGCTCACGGGCCCCGGCGACGAAGTGATCGTCATCGAGCCGTACTACGACTCCTACGCGGCGGCGGTGGCGATGTCTGGCGCCACTCGGCGAGTGGTGTCGCTGGTACCGGACGGTGACCGTTTCGCTCTCGATCTCGAGGCCGTTCGCGCCGCCGTCACCCCGAAAACCAGGGTGATTCTGGTGAACTCCCCGCACAATCCCACGGGCACGGTGTTCACGAAGACCGAACTCGCCGCGCTCGCCGAGTTGTGCGTCGAGCACGATTTGCTCGCCATCACCGACGAGGTCTACGAACATCTGGTCTTCGACGGCGTCCAGCACCTCCCACTCGCCGCATTTCCCGGTATGCCGGAGCGCACTGTGTCCATCTCGAGTGCTGGCAAGACGTTCAACTGCACGGGGTGGAAGATCGGCTGGGTTTGCGCGGAGAGGCAACTCACCTCCGCGGTGCGTGCGGCGAAACAGTTCCTCACGTTCGTCTCAGGGGGGCCATTTCAGCCCGCCGTCGCCCACGCATTGCGGCACGAACTGCCCTGGGTGGAATCGCTCAGGCAGTCACTCCAGGCGAGGCGCGATCGGCTGTGTGCGGGACTGGCCGACGCCGGCTTCGCCGTAAGGCCTGGCGCGGGAACGTATTTCGTGTGTGCCGACGTTCGGCCGCTGGGATTCACCAATGCGGAGGAACTCGCCTGGCGTCTACCAGAGGCGATTGGGGTCGCGGCAGTACCCGTCAGTGTGTTCACCGACCACCCGGAAGAGTGGCAACACCTGCTCCGTTTTGCTTTCTGTAAACGCGAGGAGGTGCTCGACGAAGCGATTGAGCGGTTGCGTACCTTGTGA